The DNA window TTCCTTTTGGTATATATGTAGGTACTACCTGAAGGATGCGGTGCTGGAAGGTGGAATTCCTTTCAACAAGGCCCATGGGATGACATCATTCGATTATCACGGCACAGATCCCAGGTTCAATAAGGTGTTCAACAACGGAATGTCCAACCACTCCACCATCACCATGAAGAAGATCCTCGATACATACAAGGGATTCGAGGGCCTCACCTCCCTGGTAGACGTCGGCGGAGGAATCGGAGCTACGGTACACATGATCGTGTCCAAATACCCATCTCTCAGGGGAATCAACTTCGATTTACCCCACGTCATCGCAGAAGCCCCCTCCTACCCTGGCGTCGAACACGTCGGGGGTGACATGTTCGTCAGCATCCCCAAGGCCGACGCCGTATTCATGAAATGGATCTGCCATGACTGGAGCGACGATCACTGCTTGAAATTCCTCAGGAAATGCTACGAAGCTCTGCCCGACGACGGCAAGGTGATCGTAGTCGAGTGCATGCTTCCGTCCACCCCGGAGACCAGCCGCGCTGCGCAGAGCGTTATCCACATCGATTGCATCATGCTGGCTCACAACCCTGGTGGCAAAGAGAGGACCCAGAAAGAGTTCGAGGCCCTCGCCAAAGGTGCCGGCTTCCCTGGCTTCCGAGTTGCCTGCCCCGCTTATAGCACTTGGGTCATGGAATTCTTGAAGAAGCCCTGATCCATTTTCTCCCTTGGTTGTTGATTATAATCTGGTGATGGTGCTTGGTGCTTGGTGCTTGGTTCTTGGTCCTGGGATTTTGGATTACTTTTCGTTAAAGTCAGTTTTACAGTCTTTGCATTACTACCCATACTTTGTGTATTCTGTTTCCTTCCctgttctctctccctctgttCTCTTCTATGGAATGGGCCTCCTTTGGGGTTGGCTTTATAGatggatggatcatggatggaCAGTTTTACTTCTTACCCTCCTACACTCTTTTGTACTGTTTTATAAAAATATCGATTGCATTGTATATTTTTCTTACAGGCTTCGAGTTTACTCGGTCTCTGTAATAATATGAGAATTGAGGTTGAGGGGAGGGATGGTTGTTCCAGACAGTTTCTCATCCTAATCGGCATAATCTTAATCCATCCCTGTATTTAGTACTCAACTATTGCAACAAACTATAACAACAATACTGTCAATTCTTCACGTAGATAACTTCCAACCATAGTTATGAAATTTGGATTCTGGCATTATTCggattaatttttttcattaattcaatgatTTGGTCAAAATATCGGTCAAAAATGTgtggagataataaaattcgagtttggatttgaattctggaattattcgtttacaaaaataaaaagcgaacaaaaaattcagatgttatttttaatatttacaaTGCTTGTTTCATATTaactatcaattatcatatgtacattaCATAcgaattaaaatttttaattttaaagaaaaaaatattatatttagctcttttttttttttttttctaaactcatttcctattactcaaataattgaatcaaagaaaaagagacTAAGGGGGGGGATtgagcacaaattcagctaGACCCACGTCATCCAtcatgcatgttcaccttaaagactagagagagtaacgactgtaagacttagtcaaaccaaaacgGGATgacagatttttttatttttttgtatagaagtgtgagagattacctcaAGAAAGATAAGCTTTATCggtttatatttaaaaaagaaaaaaaataacaaaggataataaatacataataatcacactattttctaaacGCTTATCGACTTATTCaagatataatatatatatatagatattttaCATGGGATAAATTTCGGTTCGACTGAATTATTTgggaattttaaaaattcagtaaaatttgagaattttttcaaaattttttatttgattcggattCAAACCGAATTATTTgtaaattttgataaaattctatTTGGTCGAATTATTCGAGAATAATtcggagaatttaataactaggctTCCAACTGAAAACTCTTTTTATTgagggtgtttttttttttcttttcttttctttaatggTTTTGTTAAGATAACAGATATGACGTACAACTAGAGCCTAGAAGTCAAGGAGTGGAATTGGATTAAAACACTATCTATCATGTTATTGATTAGGGAAAGGTCCTCGTaggagaatcattctcgtataGTGTTTGATCCATCCACATTTGGGCTCtactaaaaataattaaaaaccaattaatagaagagagagattaaatgAAATCTAAGTGTGGATCAAATATCGAACTAGAATATATCTGAGCCATACTCTTGACTAAGCATCATATCTAGTGGGCGGTCAAAACCATAAAAATCCCTAATAACAATGTTTACAAGAAaggaaatagattttttttggtaaaaaaagagAATAGATTTTACTTCTATAAGTGACATGCAAATGACATCTATTTTGTAATTGTAGAAGCTTGTAACTCCAAGCAAATGATATTAATTTCAGACAAGCTTCTAACTACCAAGTAAATGGCATTAACTTTTGAAAGTGTTAGACAAATGGCATTTACTTTTGTTCCCCAGTTTCCATAGTAGTCACTTAAAATGTGTAACTAGCAAGGCAATCaaagcatggtttgaggaattgaatCAGATCAAATCGATTGGAGTCGTTCAGATCTATATCGATCTTGATTGATCCCAATTCTTCTTCAATATTGTGTCCCATTTAGTTATTAGACTAAATTGACATAGTTGATTTGATGACTGCCCTTCTTTGACTGCATTCTCAATCTGTTGGATTATGTCCAATTTAGATTCTTTAATTCTCGCTCCTACTGAGCGGAGTGCTCAAAATATCTTCCATGAGATGGATTGCTATGGATGAAGggcaaaatagtaaaaaatgatttgaaattaaaaataggGGTATTTGTGCCCAATTCAGGTCAATCTAAATAGAACATGACATTCTAATATTTACCAGAGTCAACCACAGCTGGGTGTGAAAGGACGGATTGGGCTCGTCTGTAGCACACTTTTGTGCTACAGATCGTGTAGCACGGGTTAGATGATCGACACGTGGCTATTTCTAAATGAATGGCCACGATATTTGAGGGAAGAGGGAGGCTGTTGTACGTGCGCTACAACGAATCTATTGAAAGAAATATACCATCCCAACCAAAAGAGGATGAATCGTAGTGCAGAGAGCAAACCCTTGCTCTGCGATTCTACTCTTACTCCGCCGGCAATATCGCAGGTAAGTATTTCCTTCGGTCCTCTGTTCTTTAGGTCCATGATCGATGCTCTCGAAAGCCTAAATCGGTCCGGCGATATCTCAAATTCTCAGGTGAAGTTTACACTCTTGCAGGCCACgtccttctccctcttccctttcttGGTGGAAGTCATTTGCAGGTTTGTTTGCTCAGCTTTATTCATGAACTCATTAGAGGATagtttgttaattttttttttattagcttGAGCATTAAACATAATTTaaatctctgtttttttttttttaatgttgagGAACTGGGTTCAGTTATGCATTTCAAATCTGTTGCAGAGAAGcatttttcatttcacttcAAGGGagttccattttattttatttttttgataaataccAACATTGGGAGCCTTTTTCCAGCATTTAGTTATAGCTATTAGAGGCTTTTAGATACATAAATCTCATCTTTGGAGCTTTATTTCTTTGAGGAGCCAACGGTCAACAACACCCAACTCTCTTTTTCAATTTGATTATGGAGCtctatttctgattttgcaatttTGCCATGGAAAAGTGTGATGCATTGTTAGATTTGTTTATAGAATTATTTAACcatccttctctctttctctctctctttctctattttatgaTCGATGAGCCAATACTGTTGAGGTTATTGGGAATGTATAGTTGGTTTCTTGTGAACTATTGGTGCCTGTTCTTTTCTTTATCATTATTTTAGTATGGCTTAGTCCCATGTTTTGTCTTCATTTGGCTGCAATGCTAAAATGGTGCCCTACTATCAATGACATTGTCTCATTATCTAGAAAGGTATTAGAgaggttttttttcttataaaatcatTGTCATTGTCCCATTACCTGTATTATCTTATTGATTATTGACaaattatgttttcctttttggaaGGACATACTACTATGGGAGATCAAGACATTGGTTTAGATGTTGAGAGTGTGCCTCGAGTCGACATGAAGTTTAATTCAGAGATCGAGGCTTATAAATTCTACAGTTCCTATGGGGGAATGTTTGGTTTCAGTGTGAGGAGAGGATATGCACATTGGAAAAGAACTGATAAGTCAATTCTAACCTTGAGAAAATTCGTATGTAGCAAACAAGGTTTTAGGGGAAAAGACAAACGAGATATTGATACGAGTATACCAAGAGCAGAGACAAGAACTAATTGTAGTGCATTGATGGGAATTGTGCGTGTTAATAATGGAGAATATAAATGTACAAAATTTGTTGAAGAGCATAATCATCCTCTTCATTTACCTGCCAC is part of the Macadamia integrifolia cultivar HAES 741 chromosome 9, SCU_Mint_v3, whole genome shotgun sequence genome and encodes:
- the LOC122089414 gene encoding caffeic acid 3-O-methyltransferase-like; this translates as MGSVEEQVETRPPSQEKQQEEEEACLYAMQLASFSVLPMVLKSAIDLDLLEIIAKAGAGAQVSPSEIALHLPTQNPDAPVMLDRILRLLASYSILTCSQTTLDDGSIQRLYGLAPVSKFLVKNQDGVSIAPLVLMNQDKVLMESWYYLKDAVLEGGIPFNKAHGMTSFDYHGTDPRFNKVFNNGMSNHSTITMKKILDTYKGFEGLTSLVDVGGGIGATVHMIVSKYPSLRGINFDLPHVIAEAPSYPGVEHVGGDMFVSIPKADAVFMKWICHDWSDDHCLKFLRKCYEALPDDGKVIVVECMLPSTPETSRAAQSVIHIDCIMLAHNPGGKERTQKEFEALAKGAGFPGFRVACPAYSTWVMEFLKKP